A region from the Benincasa hispida cultivar B227 chromosome 12, ASM972705v1, whole genome shotgun sequence genome encodes:
- the LOC120068434 gene encoding probable polygalacturonase, translating into MVPFFLFIFFYFTTLFPSPLAVADLTTCSGIVPMKYRNDKISITDFGGIGDGRTLNTRAFRAAIYRIQHLRRRGGTLLYIPPGVYLTESFNLTSHMTLYLAKGAVIRAVQDSSNWPVIAPLPSYGRGRERPGGRYVSFIHGDGVHDVVITGENGTIDGQGDAWWNMWRTGTLKFTRPNLVEFINSYNIIISNVMFLNSPFWNIHPVYCTNVVVRYVTILAPRDSPNTDGVDPDSSNNVCIEDSYISTGDDLVAVKSGWDEYGIAYGRSSYDITIRRVSGSSPFAGVAVGSETSGGVENVLAEHLNFYDMGVGINIKTNIGRGGFIRNITVSNVYMESSRKGLKIAGDTGDHPDDKYDPNALPIVKDITIKNVWGENVQQAGSIYGLRNSPFTGICLSNINLRGARRPRSVPWTCSYVSGAALLVSPWPCSELTSTQQDGLCSDNF; encoded by the exons ATGGTGCCCTTTTtcctcttcattttcttctactTCACGACCCTTTTCCCCTCTCCACTCGCCGTCGCCGACCTCACTACTTGCTCCGGCATAGTTCCCATGAAGTACCGGAACGACAAGATTTCCATTACCGACTTTGGAGGAATCGGCGATGGCCGAACATTGAACACCAGAGCCTTTCGAGCTGCGATTTATCGGATTCAGCATTTGAGAAGAAGAGGGGGTACTTTACTTTACATTCCTCCAGGGGTTTACTTGACGGAGAGCTTCAATCTAACTAGCCATATGACTCTGTATCTTGCTAAAGGCGCTGTTATCAGAGCTGTTCAG GATTCTTCAAATTGGCCTGTAATAGCTCCATTGCCATCTTATGGAAGAGGGAGGGAGCGCCCTGGAGGAAGATATGTAAGCTTTATCCATGGAGATGGTGTTCATGATGTAGTGATCACTG GTGAGAATGGGACTATTGATGGCCAAGGTGATGCCTGGTGGAATATGTGGAGGACTGGAACTTTGAAGTTCACTAGGCCTAATCTTGTTGAGTTTATCAATTCTTATAATATCATCATTTCCAATGTAATGTTCCTGAATTCCCCGTTTTGGAACATTCATCCTGTTTACTGCAC AAACGTTGTTGTCAGATATGTCACGATATTGGCTCCTCGTGATTCCCCCAACACCGATGGAGTCGATCCAG ATTCAAGCAATAACGTTTGCATAGAAGATTCCTACATTTCAACTGGAGATGATCTTGTAGCTGTGAAGAGTGGGTGGGATGAATATGGCATCGCTTATGGTCGCAGTAGTTACGACATTACTATCCGAAGAGTTTCAGGGTCTAGTCCCTTTGCTGGAGTTGCAGTAGGAAGTGAAACTTCCGGTGGAGTGGAAAATGTATTGGCAGAACACCTGAACTTTTACGACATGGGAGTTGGTATCAACATCAAGACAAACATCGGAAGGGGAGGATTCATAAGGAACATAACAGTGTCCAATGTCTACATGGAGAGTTCAAGAAAGGGTCTAAAGATTGCTGGTGATACTGGAGATCATCCCGACGACAAGTATGACCCGAATGCTCTTCCGATTGTCAAAGACATCACAATTAAAAATGTTTGGGGCGAGAACGTACAGCAAGCAGGTTCTATATATGGCTTGAGGAACTCTCCATTTACTGGTATATGTCTTTCGAACATCAACCTTCGTGGTGCGAGAAGGCCGAGATCAGTACCGTGGACTTGCTCGTATGTAAGTGGTGCAGCCCTTTTGGTTAGTCCATGGCC